The stretch of DNA GTGATCGCCTCGCAGGGCCTGCGCGCTCCGCAGCAGGTCCTCGCTCGGGCTGCTCGCCGTCGGCCCTCGGACGTGCCGGATGTGCCTCAAGGCCCTTGAGCGTCTTTGTGGTGTGGGCACAAAAGGCGCCTGTCGTCTTGGCGAATTAAGTTAGCCACACCTAATATCCTCGTGCGTCAGCTCTGACGCCCACCTGCGAACAAAGGACTTCTATGCGCCGTCGTACCCTGCTCATGGCCCTCCCACTCACTGCCGTCCTCGCCAGCTGCGGAGTCACCTCCCGCGCCGGCAAGGGCTCCAGCGGTGGCGCTTCCGCGAGCGCGTCGAGCGGTGGTTTCGAGGTCACCGACATCGTCGGCCGCAAGGTCGCCTTCGACGCCCAGCCGAAGAACATCGTCCTGAGCGAGTCCCGCCACGTCTACTCCCTCGCCTTCCTCAACAAGGCCAACCCCGTCGACAAGGTGGTCGCCTGGGGCGAGGACCTCCAGAAGGCCGCCCCCGACTTCTACGAGAAGATCGTGGCGGTCTCCCCCAAGGCCGCCGAGCTGCCGACCATCGGCTCCATCGCCAAGGACGGCCTGCCCATCGAGACCCTGGTGCAGTACAAGCCCGACGTCTTCGTCATGACCCTGGACGTCTACAACGCCGCGAAGGAGAAGGGCTACCTTGAGAAGCTGGACGGCCAGCAGATCAAGTACGTCGTCACTGACTTCCGACGCGACCCGGTCAAGAACACCGTCCCCTCGGTCACCCTCATGGGCGACCTCTTCGACAAGCGCAAGGAGGCCGAGACCTTCGTCTCATTCTACAAGAAGCAGGTCGACCCCATCGTTGAGAAGGTGAAGTCCCTGACCACCAAGCCCACCACCTTCCTGTGGCGCGGCCCGGGCGTCAACGACCCCGGCTCCACCTACTCCACCGCCAACCTGGGGTCGATCATCACGGCGACCGGCGGCACCAACATCGCCGACAGCCTCCTGTCCGGCGAGGAGGGCGTGCTCACTCCCGAGCAGGTCATCGCCTCCAACCCCCAGAACATCATCGCCACCGGCGGTGAGTGGCAGCAGCAGAAGATCAAGGACACCGCCCAGACCAGCTACGTC from Actinomyces sp. Marseille-P3109 encodes:
- a CDS encoding ABC transporter substrate-binding protein, translating into MRRRTLLMALPLTAVLASCGVTSRAGKGSSGGASASASSGGFEVTDIVGRKVAFDAQPKNIVLSESRHVYSLAFLNKANPVDKVVAWGEDLQKAAPDFYEKIVAVSPKAAELPTIGSIAKDGLPIETLVQYKPDVFVMTLDVYNAAKEKGYLEKLDGQQIKYVVTDFRRDPVKNTVPSVTLMGDLFDKRKEAETFVSFYKKQVDPIVEKVKSLTTKPTTFLWRGPGVNDPGSTYSTANLGSIITATGGTNIADSLLSGEEGVLTPEQVIASNPQNIIATGGEWQQQKIKDTAQTSYVHLGYKADEASAKASLEQLKNQPGYDQIQAFVDGHVYGVYHQFYDAPYNFIAYLTFAKWQNPEAFSDIDPDAVWKSFHDEYMPWKAEGVFFTSI